The proteins below come from a single Mangifera indica cultivar Alphonso chromosome 16, CATAS_Mindica_2.1, whole genome shotgun sequence genomic window:
- the LOC123199704 gene encoding E3 ubiquitin-protein ligase RKP isoform X3, giving the protein MAEDSLRIGGLSSGLAVILNCEDGKENSSRSHFISCCDDLGHQSVERTLEYVFALPNKSLGPLNSPVDRNAVQSILKNDFLKYHVNPETSVSSRDGIAVDGGGVPQIVGLEGVSICGEIRIVKSPLLLESLAMFSSARANVHVWKGKWMYEVTLETSGIQQLGWATVSCPFTDHKGVGDADDSYAFDGRRVKKWNKEAETYGQPWVAGDIIGCCIDLDCSEISFYRNGVSLGVAFSGIRKLGPGSGYYPAVSLSQGERCELNFGARPFRYPINGYFSLQEPPSVNACSTQLLRCLSRLLEMERVERSSVEKSRSLKRFVSVEEIFYPVSHGICEEFFSLLGADTRSIEYVSCGVLVSFMMEVFGVQVPHNYSSLDRIVDVFLQYQSSHLMFEHVLDALSCGCRTASIVLSECPYSGSYPHLALVCHILRREELMMLWWKSSDFEFIFEGFLSRKSPNRHDLQCMMPSVWWPGSCEDVSYESSMMLTTTALSEGVSKIEEKHRELCLLVMQFIPPLYPLQFPGSVFRTFIQNILLKNRGVDRNMSPPGVSSNSVLVSLYTVILHFLSEGFSMGDCCNWLKTSEGDGRQVGFLHRGGQQSFPIGLFLKNDPHRADISRLGGSFSHLLKSHPVYDREDEVIRWEEGCMDDEETRVTHSTEQKPCCCSNYDADFSRSLKYPIRYAAKGSRVHCSSNSERSAQVAAECSAGSLNDEIVDKPSTSDQSESEFGYRPVRHLRIVPRESNMSTATLREEELLDALLLLYHLGLAPNFKQASYYMSHQSQSISLLEETDKQIRERACGEQLKRLKEARNNYRDDVIDCVRHCTWYRISLFSRWKQRGMYATCMWIVQLLLVLGKMDSVFIYIPEFYLEALVDCFHVLRKSDPPFVPSAIFIKQGLASFVTFVVTHFNDPRISCADLRDLLLQSISVLVQYKEYLSAFENNEAATLRMPKALLSAFDNRSWIPVTNILLRLCKVCGFGSSKHGESSSSSVVFQRLLREACVNDECLFSAFLNRLFNTLSWTMTEFSVSIREMQEKYQVSDFQLRKCCVIFDLSCNLARVLEFCTHEIPQAFLSGSDTNLRRLTELIVFILNHLTSAADAEFFDLSLRRHGQSSEKVNRGTILAPLVGIILNLVDASTEPESIGQNDVVGVFSSMDCLNTIHSGFQYLLEYNWAGSLRGDAYLTKLGQLKCFLSLILCRIETQEIERTTSRIVTDADDGMCCICYATVADTQFVPCSHRSCYGCISRHLLNCVRCFFCNATVAEVVKGW; this is encoded by the exons ATGGCAGAAGACAGCCTACGCATTGGCGGGCTTTCTTCTGGTTTGGCTGTGATATTGAATTGTGAGGATGGTAAAGAGAATTCATCGAGATCCCACTTCATTTCATGTTGTGATGATTTAGGCCATCAGTCTGTGGAGCGGACTCTTGAGTATGTATTTGCCCTGCCTAACAAATCACTTGGTCCATTGAATTCTCCAGTTGATAGGAATGCAGTCCAGTCTATCCTAAAGAATGACTTCTTGAAATATCATGTGAATCCAGAAACTTCTGTCAGTAGCAGAGATGGGATAGCTGTGGATGGTGGTGGTGTACCCCAAATTGTTGGTCTTGAAGGAGTCAGCATTTGTGGTGAGATTAGAATTGTTAAGTCCCCTTTGCTTTTGGAGAGCCTAGCGATGTTTAGTAGTGCAAGAGCTAATGTTCATGTTTGGAAGGGTAAATGGATGTATGAAGTGACTTTAGAGACTTCAGGGATACAGCAGCTTGGATGGGCAACTGTTTCTTGTCCTTTTACTGATCACAAGGGTGTTGGTGATGCTGATGATTCTTATGCCTTTGATGGTAGAAGGGTTAAAAAATGGAATAAGGAAGCTGAGACATATGGCCAACCATGGGTTGCTGGTGACATCATTGGATGCTGCATAGATTTGGACTGTAGTGAGATTTCTTTTTACAGGAATGGTGTCTCACTTGGAGTGGCATTTTCTGGTATCCGTAAGCTAGGACCTGGGTCTGGCTATTATCCTGCTGTCTCCCTTTCTCAAGGTGAAAGGTGTGAGTTGAACTTTGGGGCACGCCCCTTTAGATATCCAATCAATGGTTACTTTTCCCTTCAAGAACCTCCTTCTGTAAATGCCTGCTCTACTCAATTGCTGCGATGCTTATCAAGATTGTTAGAAATGGAGCGGGTTGAACGTTCTTCGGTTGAGAAATCTAGGAGCCTGAAGAGGTTTGTCTCagttgaagaaatattttatcctGTCTCTCATGGGATATGTGAAGAGTTCTTCTCCTTGCTTGGGGCAGATACGAGGAGTATAGAGTATGTCAGTTGTGGTGTACTTGTGTCGTTCATGATGGAGGTGTTTGGAGTGCAGGTGCCGCATAATTATTCCAGTTTGGATAGAATTGTGGATGTCTTTCTACAATATCAGAGTTCACATTTGATGTTTGAGCATGTTTTAGATGCACTTTCCTGTGGTTGCAGAACAGCATCAATTGTTCTGTCTGAATGCCCATATTCAGGATCATATCCTCATCTTGCATTGGTATGCCATATCTTACGCAGAGAGGAATTGATGATGCTATGGTGGAAATCATCagattttgaattcatttttgaAGGTTTTCTGTCAAGGAAGAGTCCAAATAGGCATGATCTTCAGTGCATGATGCCTTCTGTTTGGTGGCCTGGTTCATGTGAGGATGTGTCCTATGAAAGTAGCATGATGTTAACGACTACTGCTTTATCTGAAGGAGTTAGTAAG attGAAGAGAAGCATAGAGAGCTATGTCTTTTAGTCATGCAATTCATACCACCTCTATATCCTCTCCAATTTCCGGGTTCAGTGTTTAGGACATTTATACAGAACATATTATTGAAGAACAGAGGAGTGGATCGCAATATGTCACCTCCTGGAGTTTCAAGTAACTCTGTTCTTGTGTCTCTGTATACAGTTATACTCCATTTTTTATCTGAAGGGTTCTCCATGGGGGATTGCTGTAACTGGTTGAAGACTTCTGAAGGTGATGGTCGTCAAGTCGGTTTTCTGCACAGAGGTGGTCAGCAAAGCTTTCCCATAGGTTTGTTTCTGAAGAATGATCCTCACCGAGCTGACATTTCAAGGCTTGGGGGTTCATTTAGTCATCTATTGAAGTCTCATCCTGTTTATGATCGAGAAGATGAAGTAATCCGGTGGGAGGAAGGCTGTATGGATGATGAAGAAACTAGAGTGACTCATTCAACCGAGCAGAAACCATGTTGTTGTTCAAATTATGATGCTGATTTTTCCAGAAGCTTGAAGTATCCAATTAGATATGCAGCCAAAGGTTCTCGGGTCCATTGCAGTTCTAATTCAGAAAGGTCTGCTCAGGTTGCTGCGGAGTGTAGTGCTGGGAGTTTGAATGATGAGATAGTGGATAAACCTAGCACCAGTGATCAATCTGAATCCGAATTTGGTTATCGCCCAGTAAGACATTTGAGGATTGTGCCAAGAGAGAGTAATATGTCTACAGCTACACTTAGAGAAGAGGAGCTTCTGGATGCTTTGCTCTTGTTGTATCATCTAGGTCTTGCGCCAAACTTTAAGCAG GCATCGTATTACATGTCTCATCAATCACAGTCAATATCTCTCCTGGAAGAAACTGATAAACAAATAAGAGAACGAGCTTGCGGTGAGCAATTAAAGCGCTTGAAGGAGGCTCGTAACAATTACCGTGATGATGTTATTGATTGCGTCAGGCATTGTACATG GTATCGCATTTCCCTGTTTTCTCGGTGGAAGCAAAGAGGCATGTATGCAACATGCATGTGGATTGTGCAATTGCTTTTGGTTCTTGGCAAAATGGATTCGGTGTTCATATATATCCCAGAATTTTACCTTGAAGCTCTG GTTGATTGCTTTCATGTCTTACGAAAGAGTGACCCACCATTTGTGCCTTCTGCAATATTCATCAAGCAAGGACTTGCTTCATTT GTCACATTCGTGGTAACCCACTTCAATGATCCGAGGATATCCTGTGCAGATCTGCGagatcttcttcttcaatctatATCTGTCCTCGTTCAGTATAAAGAATATTTGTCAGCTTTTGAGAACAATGAAGCAGCCACTCTTAGGATGCCAAAAGCATTATTATCAGCATTTGATAACCGTTCCTGGATTCCAGTAACTAACATTCTTCTGCGGTTGTGCAAGGTTTGTGGCTTTGGTTCTTCTAAGCATGGagaatcatcatcttcatcagtTGTTTTTCAG AGACTACTTCGTGAAGCTTGTGTCAATGACGAATGTCTATTCTCAGCTTTTCTTAATCGCTTGTTTAACACTCTCAGTTGGACAATGACAGAATTCTCAGTATCTATCCGAGAAATGCAAGAAAAATACCAG GTTTCAGACTTTCAGCTAAGGAAATGCTGTGTTATATTTGACCTCTCATGCAATCTAGCTAGAGTTTTGGAGTTCTGTACCCATGAGATCCCTCAAGCATTCCTTTCAGGAAGTGATACAAACCTCCGAAGGCTCACAGAGTTGATTGTATTCATTCTAAACCATTTAACATCAGCTGCTGATGCTGAGTTTTTTGATTT GTCACTAAGACGGCATGGTCAATCTTCGGAGAAAGTCAACCGAGGCACCATATTAGCTCCTCTAGTTGGTATCATCTTGAATTTGGTGGATGCTAGTACAGAGCCGGAAAGCATCGGGCAGAATGATGTTGTGGGAGTCTTTTCAAGCATGGACTGCCTCAATACCATTCACTCTGGATTCCAGTACTTGCTTGAGTACAACTGG GCCGGATCCTTGAGAGGAGATGCATATCTTACAAAACTGGGGCAACTAAAGTGCTTTCTGAGCCTCATCCTTTGTCGGATTGAGACACAAGAGATTGAGAGGACAACATCTAGGATAGTCACAGATGCAGATGATGGCATGTGCTGCATCTGTTATGCAACTGTAGCTGACACACAATTTGTGCCTTGCTCCCACAGGTCCTGCTATGGCTGCATAAGCCGACACCTTCTGAATTGTGTCCGATGCTTCTTCTGCAATGCAACTGTTGCCGAGGTCGTCAAG GGTTGGTGA
- the LOC123199704 gene encoding E3 ubiquitin-protein ligase RKP isoform X1 produces MAEDSLRIGGLSSGLAVILNCEDGKENSSRSHFISCCDDLGHQSVERTLEYVFALPNKSLGPLNSPVDRNAVQSILKNDFLKYHVNPETSVSSRDGIAVDGGGVPQIVGLEGVSICGEIRIVKSPLLLESLAMFSSARANVHVWKGKWMYEVTLETSGIQQLGWATVSCPFTDHKGVGDADDSYAFDGRRVKKWNKEAETYGQPWVAGDIIGCCIDLDCSEISFYRNGVSLGVAFSGIRKLGPGSGYYPAVSLSQGERCELNFGARPFRYPINGYFSLQEPPSVNACSTQLLRCLSRLLEMERVERSSVEKSRSLKRFVSVEEIFYPVSHGICEEFFSLLGADTRSIEYVSCGVLVSFMMEVFGVQVPHNYSSLDRIVDVFLQYQSSHLMFEHVLDALSCGCRTASIVLSECPYSGSYPHLALVCHILRREELMMLWWKSSDFEFIFEGFLSRKSPNRHDLQCMMPSVWWPGSCEDVSYESSMMLTTTALSEGVSKIEEKHRELCLLVMQFIPPLYPLQFPGSVFRTFIQNILLKNRGVDRNMSPPGVSSNSVLVSLYTVILHFLSEGFSMGDCCNWLKTSEGDGRQVGFLHRGGQQSFPIGLFLKNDPHRADISRLGGSFSHLLKSHPVYDREDEVIRWEEGCMDDEETRVTHSTEQKPCCCSNYDADFSRSLKYPIRYAAKGSRVHCSSNSERSAQVAAECSAGSLNDEIVDKPSTSDQSESEFGYRPVRHLRIVPRESNMSTATLREEELLDALLLLYHLGLAPNFKQASYYMSHQSQSISLLEETDKQIRERACGEQLKRLKEARNNYRDDVIDCVRHCTWYRISLFSRWKQRGMYATCMWIVQLLLVLGKMDSVFIYIPEFYLEALVDCFHVLRKSDPPFVPSAIFIKQGLASFVTFVVTHFNDPRISCADLRDLLLQSISVLVQYKEYLSAFENNEAATLRMPKALLSAFDNRSWIPVTNILLRLCKVCGFGSSKHGESSSSSVVFQRLLREACVNDECLFSAFLNRLFNTLSWTMTEFSVSIREMQEKYQVSDFQLRKCCVIFDLSCNLARVLEFCTHEIPQAFLSGSDTNLRRLTELIVFILNHLTSAADAEFFDLSLRRHGQSSEKVNRGTILAPLVGIILNLVDASTEPESIGQNDVVGVFSSMDCLNTIHSGFQYLLEYNWAGSLRGDAYLTKLGQLKCFLSLILCRIETQEIERTTSRIVTDADDGMCCICYATVADTQFVPCSHRSCYGCISRHLLNCVRCFFCNATVAEVVKPQFELEC; encoded by the exons ATGGCAGAAGACAGCCTACGCATTGGCGGGCTTTCTTCTGGTTTGGCTGTGATATTGAATTGTGAGGATGGTAAAGAGAATTCATCGAGATCCCACTTCATTTCATGTTGTGATGATTTAGGCCATCAGTCTGTGGAGCGGACTCTTGAGTATGTATTTGCCCTGCCTAACAAATCACTTGGTCCATTGAATTCTCCAGTTGATAGGAATGCAGTCCAGTCTATCCTAAAGAATGACTTCTTGAAATATCATGTGAATCCAGAAACTTCTGTCAGTAGCAGAGATGGGATAGCTGTGGATGGTGGTGGTGTACCCCAAATTGTTGGTCTTGAAGGAGTCAGCATTTGTGGTGAGATTAGAATTGTTAAGTCCCCTTTGCTTTTGGAGAGCCTAGCGATGTTTAGTAGTGCAAGAGCTAATGTTCATGTTTGGAAGGGTAAATGGATGTATGAAGTGACTTTAGAGACTTCAGGGATACAGCAGCTTGGATGGGCAACTGTTTCTTGTCCTTTTACTGATCACAAGGGTGTTGGTGATGCTGATGATTCTTATGCCTTTGATGGTAGAAGGGTTAAAAAATGGAATAAGGAAGCTGAGACATATGGCCAACCATGGGTTGCTGGTGACATCATTGGATGCTGCATAGATTTGGACTGTAGTGAGATTTCTTTTTACAGGAATGGTGTCTCACTTGGAGTGGCATTTTCTGGTATCCGTAAGCTAGGACCTGGGTCTGGCTATTATCCTGCTGTCTCCCTTTCTCAAGGTGAAAGGTGTGAGTTGAACTTTGGGGCACGCCCCTTTAGATATCCAATCAATGGTTACTTTTCCCTTCAAGAACCTCCTTCTGTAAATGCCTGCTCTACTCAATTGCTGCGATGCTTATCAAGATTGTTAGAAATGGAGCGGGTTGAACGTTCTTCGGTTGAGAAATCTAGGAGCCTGAAGAGGTTTGTCTCagttgaagaaatattttatcctGTCTCTCATGGGATATGTGAAGAGTTCTTCTCCTTGCTTGGGGCAGATACGAGGAGTATAGAGTATGTCAGTTGTGGTGTACTTGTGTCGTTCATGATGGAGGTGTTTGGAGTGCAGGTGCCGCATAATTATTCCAGTTTGGATAGAATTGTGGATGTCTTTCTACAATATCAGAGTTCACATTTGATGTTTGAGCATGTTTTAGATGCACTTTCCTGTGGTTGCAGAACAGCATCAATTGTTCTGTCTGAATGCCCATATTCAGGATCATATCCTCATCTTGCATTGGTATGCCATATCTTACGCAGAGAGGAATTGATGATGCTATGGTGGAAATCATCagattttgaattcatttttgaAGGTTTTCTGTCAAGGAAGAGTCCAAATAGGCATGATCTTCAGTGCATGATGCCTTCTGTTTGGTGGCCTGGTTCATGTGAGGATGTGTCCTATGAAAGTAGCATGATGTTAACGACTACTGCTTTATCTGAAGGAGTTAGTAAG attGAAGAGAAGCATAGAGAGCTATGTCTTTTAGTCATGCAATTCATACCACCTCTATATCCTCTCCAATTTCCGGGTTCAGTGTTTAGGACATTTATACAGAACATATTATTGAAGAACAGAGGAGTGGATCGCAATATGTCACCTCCTGGAGTTTCAAGTAACTCTGTTCTTGTGTCTCTGTATACAGTTATACTCCATTTTTTATCTGAAGGGTTCTCCATGGGGGATTGCTGTAACTGGTTGAAGACTTCTGAAGGTGATGGTCGTCAAGTCGGTTTTCTGCACAGAGGTGGTCAGCAAAGCTTTCCCATAGGTTTGTTTCTGAAGAATGATCCTCACCGAGCTGACATTTCAAGGCTTGGGGGTTCATTTAGTCATCTATTGAAGTCTCATCCTGTTTATGATCGAGAAGATGAAGTAATCCGGTGGGAGGAAGGCTGTATGGATGATGAAGAAACTAGAGTGACTCATTCAACCGAGCAGAAACCATGTTGTTGTTCAAATTATGATGCTGATTTTTCCAGAAGCTTGAAGTATCCAATTAGATATGCAGCCAAAGGTTCTCGGGTCCATTGCAGTTCTAATTCAGAAAGGTCTGCTCAGGTTGCTGCGGAGTGTAGTGCTGGGAGTTTGAATGATGAGATAGTGGATAAACCTAGCACCAGTGATCAATCTGAATCCGAATTTGGTTATCGCCCAGTAAGACATTTGAGGATTGTGCCAAGAGAGAGTAATATGTCTACAGCTACACTTAGAGAAGAGGAGCTTCTGGATGCTTTGCTCTTGTTGTATCATCTAGGTCTTGCGCCAAACTTTAAGCAG GCATCGTATTACATGTCTCATCAATCACAGTCAATATCTCTCCTGGAAGAAACTGATAAACAAATAAGAGAACGAGCTTGCGGTGAGCAATTAAAGCGCTTGAAGGAGGCTCGTAACAATTACCGTGATGATGTTATTGATTGCGTCAGGCATTGTACATG GTATCGCATTTCCCTGTTTTCTCGGTGGAAGCAAAGAGGCATGTATGCAACATGCATGTGGATTGTGCAATTGCTTTTGGTTCTTGGCAAAATGGATTCGGTGTTCATATATATCCCAGAATTTTACCTTGAAGCTCTG GTTGATTGCTTTCATGTCTTACGAAAGAGTGACCCACCATTTGTGCCTTCTGCAATATTCATCAAGCAAGGACTTGCTTCATTT GTCACATTCGTGGTAACCCACTTCAATGATCCGAGGATATCCTGTGCAGATCTGCGagatcttcttcttcaatctatATCTGTCCTCGTTCAGTATAAAGAATATTTGTCAGCTTTTGAGAACAATGAAGCAGCCACTCTTAGGATGCCAAAAGCATTATTATCAGCATTTGATAACCGTTCCTGGATTCCAGTAACTAACATTCTTCTGCGGTTGTGCAAGGTTTGTGGCTTTGGTTCTTCTAAGCATGGagaatcatcatcttcatcagtTGTTTTTCAG AGACTACTTCGTGAAGCTTGTGTCAATGACGAATGTCTATTCTCAGCTTTTCTTAATCGCTTGTTTAACACTCTCAGTTGGACAATGACAGAATTCTCAGTATCTATCCGAGAAATGCAAGAAAAATACCAG GTTTCAGACTTTCAGCTAAGGAAATGCTGTGTTATATTTGACCTCTCATGCAATCTAGCTAGAGTTTTGGAGTTCTGTACCCATGAGATCCCTCAAGCATTCCTTTCAGGAAGTGATACAAACCTCCGAAGGCTCACAGAGTTGATTGTATTCATTCTAAACCATTTAACATCAGCTGCTGATGCTGAGTTTTTTGATTT GTCACTAAGACGGCATGGTCAATCTTCGGAGAAAGTCAACCGAGGCACCATATTAGCTCCTCTAGTTGGTATCATCTTGAATTTGGTGGATGCTAGTACAGAGCCGGAAAGCATCGGGCAGAATGATGTTGTGGGAGTCTTTTCAAGCATGGACTGCCTCAATACCATTCACTCTGGATTCCAGTACTTGCTTGAGTACAACTGG GCCGGATCCTTGAGAGGAGATGCATATCTTACAAAACTGGGGCAACTAAAGTGCTTTCTGAGCCTCATCCTTTGTCGGATTGAGACACAAGAGATTGAGAGGACAACATCTAGGATAGTCACAGATGCAGATGATGGCATGTGCTGCATCTGTTATGCAACTGTAGCTGACACACAATTTGTGCCTTGCTCCCACAGGTCCTGCTATGGCTGCATAAGCCGACACCTTCTGAATTGTGTCCGATGCTTCTTCTGCAATGCAACTGTTGCCGAGGTCGTCAAG CCGCAGTTTGAGCTCGAATGTTGA